In one window of Gemmatimonadota bacterium DNA:
- a CDS encoding serine/threonine protein kinase, with protein sequence MSMRCPTCGTMYGDEARFCTRDGTKLMAFQPGGAPAAPAAPPAGSNTAVRPTALRANDPAKSGAASSHANMAGKVLDRRYHIVRKVGEGGMSYVYLAHDVATQERYAIKILSPALSKDENAMARLKREAALGIRLAHPNVCHIVRMGETEDGLVYVVMPYVEGEILSDRNYRVGKTTIADCVKFINEVANGLHVAHQLTIIHRDLKPENIMICKKADGVEYAVVMDFGLAKERKAGGELQKLTATGIILGTPEFMSPEQLRGKALDSRTDIYSLALMAYEMLTSKLPFEGKNQQEMMIARLRLDPIPARNRRPDLPEAMDTALLKAMARAPEDRYQTAPEFAQALRAAAGL encoded by the coding sequence GTGAGCATGCGGTGCCCGACCTGCGGGACGATGTACGGTGACGAAGCGCGCTTCTGCACGCGTGACGGCACCAAGCTCATGGCGTTCCAGCCGGGCGGGGCGCCCGCGGCTCCCGCAGCGCCTCCGGCGGGCAGCAACACCGCCGTCCGCCCCACCGCGCTTCGCGCGAATGACCCGGCGAAGTCCGGCGCGGCCTCGAGCCACGCCAACATGGCCGGCAAGGTCCTCGACCGCCGCTACCACATCGTCCGCAAGGTCGGCGAGGGCGGCATGTCCTACGTCTACCTCGCGCACGACGTCGCGACGCAGGAACGCTACGCCATCAAGATCCTCTCGCCGGCGCTGAGCAAGGACGAGAACGCGATGGCCCGCCTCAAGCGCGAGGCCGCGCTCGGCATCCGCCTCGCGCACCCGAACGTCTGCCACATCGTGCGCATGGGCGAGACCGAGGATGGCCTCGTCTATGTCGTCATGCCGTACGTCGAGGGCGAGATCCTCAGCGACCGCAACTATCGCGTCGGCAAGACCACCATCGCCGACTGCGTGAAGTTCATCAACGAGGTCGCCAACGGGCTCCATGTCGCGCACCAGCTCACGATCATCCATCGTGACCTGAAGCCCGAGAACATCATGATCTGCAAGAAGGCCGACGGCGTGGAGTACGCGGTCGTGATGGACTTCGGCCTCGCGAAGGAGCGGAAGGCCGGCGGCGAGCTGCAGAAGCTCACCGCCACGGGCATCATCCTCGGCACCCCCGAGTTCATGAGCCCCGAGCAGCTCCGCGGCAAGGCGCTCGACTCGCGCACCGACATCTACTCGCTCGCGCTCATGGCGTACGAGATGCTCACGAGCAAGCTGCCCTTCGAAGGGAAGAACCAGCAGGAGATGATGATCGCGCGGCTCCGCCTCGATCCTATCCCGGCGCGCAATCGTCGCCCCGATCTGCCGGAGGCGATGGATACCGCGCTCCTCAAGGCGATGGCCCGCGCCCCCGAGGACCGCTACCAGACCGCTCCCGAGTTCGCGCAGGCCCTGCGCGCCGCCGCCGGACTCTAG
- a CDS encoding DMT family protein: protein MPTILKTTLLLMASNLFMTFAWYGHLKHQANKAWYVAALVSWGIALFEYLLQVPANRIGYTALSLGQLKMLQEIIAIGVFIPFAVYYMKQPIRSDFIWAGLCLLGAVYFVFRGQPVAG, encoded by the coding sequence ATGCCGACCATCCTCAAGACGACGCTCCTGCTCATGGCGTCGAACCTGTTCATGACGTTCGCGTGGTACGGGCACCTGAAGCACCAGGCGAACAAGGCGTGGTACGTCGCGGCACTGGTCAGTTGGGGGATCGCACTCTTCGAATACCTCCTGCAGGTGCCCGCCAATCGCATCGGATACACGGCACTCTCGCTCGGCCAGCTGAAGATGCTGCAGGAGATCATCGCAATCGGTGTGTTCATCCCTTTCGCGGTGTACTACATGAAGCAGCCCATCCGGTCCGATTTCATCTGGGCCGGACTCTGCCTGCTCGGCGCGGTGTACTTCGTATTCCGCGGACAGCCGGTCGCCGGGTGA
- a CDS encoding histidine phosphatase family protein, which translates to MFPFPRSSLLLACAIALAPATARAQASAPTVVIIVRHADKAAQPANDPPLTEVGVARAAALADFLKDAHVGAVLHTATTRTRETARPTFERFGLTPEIIPNGPAPVVAAAIREMVARHAGKTVLIVGHSNTVMPWIAALGGPERPNLCDHHYDGLYTVIIGAGPTRMVEARFGPPNPEPTAPCATMPGRP; encoded by the coding sequence GTGTTCCCTTTCCCTCGCTCCTCGCTCCTTCTCGCCTGCGCCATCGCGCTCGCTCCAGCCACAGCGCGCGCGCAGGCCTCCGCGCCCACGGTCGTCATCATCGTCCGTCACGCCGACAAGGCCGCGCAGCCGGCGAACGACCCGCCGCTCACCGAGGTGGGCGTGGCACGTGCCGCCGCGCTCGCGGACTTCCTCAAGGACGCGCACGTCGGCGCCGTCCTCCACACCGCGACCACGCGCACCCGCGAGACCGCGCGTCCGACGTTCGAGCGGTTCGGCCTCACGCCCGAGATCATCCCCAACGGCCCGGCACCGGTCGTCGCCGCGGCGATCCGCGAGATGGTGGCCCGGCACGCGGGGAAGACCGTCCTGATCGTCGGGCACTCCAATACCGTGATGCCGTGGATCGCCGCCCTCGGAGGCCCGGAGCGCCCGAACCTTTGCGACCACCACTATGACGGCCTTTACACGGTGATCATCGGCGCGGGACCGACGCGAATGGTGGAGGCCCGGTTCGGTCCTCCGAACCCGGAGCCGACGGCCCCCTGCGCGACCATGCCGGGGCGACCCTGA
- a CDS encoding M1 family metallopeptidase has translation MLLLALLLVGRAALSAQQSNVDVLRYRFDLRVPDRGRAVRLSSAVRFARGEGVDTLRLDLLAPMRVSRALLGCDASSAAAGFTHDGRQVRVALPAVAPSGRMAPANPVQVPAPARDTLCVTVFYEGEPADGLIISTDTAGRWRAFGDNWPDRGRHWLATVDHPSDKALVEFVVDAPAVLTVVANGTRRSITDVPGAPGRKRTTWASATPIPTYLMVVGVAPLVAHDLGETACGLASVGRCVPQRVYTAPEQARFMPGHFVEADSILRFFGALVAPFPYEQLAHVQSSTRFGGMENAGVIFYADRLFRRPNGLEVGLIAHETAHQWFGDAVTEEQWGHVWLSEGFATYFAALYTEHSRGDSVFRAEMNRIREQIVKDDVVARRPVLDTAQTVLLELLNTNSYQKGGMVLHMLRREVGDSAFFRGVRSYWLAHRHGNALTGALRQHLEREAGRDLAWFFDQWLTRPGFAEVTLSHAWDAARGELVVTARQTGRHGTYRFRLPVEVRAADGARSVVVIEVPAAQESVVRTRVELAGAPSTVTFDPWGDVLAVLRTP, from the coding sequence ATGCTCCTCCTCGCGCTGCTCCTCGTGGGCCGCGCGGCGTTGTCCGCCCAGCAGTCGAACGTCGACGTGCTGCGCTACCGATTCGACCTGCGCGTGCCCGATCGCGGCAGGGCGGTGCGCCTCTCCTCCGCGGTGCGCTTCGCGCGCGGCGAGGGCGTCGACACGCTCCGCCTCGACCTCCTCGCGCCGATGCGCGTCAGCCGCGCCCTCCTCGGCTGCGATGCGTCGTCGGCCGCCGCGGGCTTCACGCACGATGGGCGACAGGTGCGTGTCGCGCTCCCCGCTGTCGCCCCGTCGGGACGCATGGCGCCGGCCAATCCGGTCCAGGTCCCGGCCCCCGCGCGCGACACGCTCTGCGTGACCGTGTTCTACGAGGGCGAGCCGGCGGACGGCCTCATCATCTCCACCGATACCGCGGGCCGCTGGCGCGCCTTCGGCGACAACTGGCCCGACCGCGGCCGCCACTGGCTCGCGACGGTGGACCACCCGTCGGACAAGGCGCTCGTCGAGTTCGTCGTCGATGCCCCGGCGGTCCTCACCGTGGTCGCCAACGGCACGCGTCGCAGCATCACCGATGTTCCCGGCGCGCCGGGTCGGAAGCGGACCACCTGGGCGAGCGCCACGCCCATCCCGACCTACCTGATGGTCGTCGGCGTCGCGCCGCTCGTGGCGCACGACCTCGGCGAGACCGCCTGCGGACTCGCGTCCGTCGGACGCTGCGTCCCCCAGCGCGTCTACACCGCGCCGGAACAGGCGCGCTTCATGCCCGGCCACTTCGTCGAGGCCGATTCGATCCTGCGTTTCTTCGGGGCGCTCGTGGCGCCGTTCCCGTACGAGCAGCTCGCGCACGTGCAGTCGTCGACGCGATTCGGCGGGATGGAGAACGCCGGCGTGATCTTCTACGCCGACCGGCTCTTCCGCCGGCCGAATGGCCTCGAGGTGGGCCTCATCGCGCACGAGACCGCGCACCAGTGGTTCGGCGATGCGGTGACGGAGGAGCAGTGGGGGCACGTCTGGCTCTCCGAGGGGTTCGCGACCTACTTCGCCGCGCTCTACACCGAGCACTCGCGCGGGGACAGCGTTTTCCGCGCCGAGATGAACCGGATCCGCGAGCAGATCGTGAAGGACGACGTGGTCGCGCGCCGCCCGGTGCTCGACACGGCGCAGACGGTGCTACTCGAGCTCCTCAACACCAACAGCTACCAGAAGGGCGGGATGGTGCTCCACATGCTGCGGCGCGAGGTGGGCGACAGTGCCTTCTTCCGCGGCGTGCGGAGCTACTGGCTCGCCCACCGGCACGGCAATGCGCTCACCGGCGCGCTGCGCCAGCATCTGGAGCGCGAGGCGGGGCGCGACCTCGCCTGGTTCTTCGACCAGTGGCTCACCCGGCCGGGCTTCGCCGAGGTGACGCTCTCGCACGCGTGGGATGCGGCGCGCGGCGAACTCGTCGTCACGGCGCGGCAGACGGGCCGCCACGGCACGTATCGATTCCGCCTGCCGGTGGAGGTGCGCGCCGCGGACGGTGCGCGCAGCGTGGTCGTCATCGAGGTCCCCGCCGCCCAGGAGTCGGTGGTGCGCACCCGCGTCGAACTCGCCGGCGCGCCGAGTACCGTGACGTTCGATCCGTGGGGTGACGTGCTCGCGGTGCTCCGCACGCCGTGA